GAGTTTAAAGACCTGAAGGAATACCCTATCCTTTCAGGAATATGTTCAAGAAAGGGCAGAGAAATTCTTGATGCCTATATGGAAGAGGCAGGCTTTAAACTCATCCATAAATGGAAACCCAAAATTAAGCCTGTGAAAGGAATTATAAAAAGAGATTATTATTTTGCAGCAGTGTATGACTATCCTGATGAATGGAAGGACAAATCGTTTAGGGAAAAAGAAAACCTTCTTATGAACACGAGATTAACTCTTAGGAAAATGGGAGAAGCTGATGAATCTATTTTCGTTTTTTCTTTTTATCCTGATGTGATCACACTTAAAGAAGTGGGAGACCCCCTTGAAATTGGCGAGTTTTTTGGACTTGACAAAGACATTCTTAAAGCAAAGGTTATTTTTGCACAGGGCAGACAAAACACCAACTACCAAATTTATCTTTATGCCTGTCATCCCTTTTTCTTACAGGGTTACTGCACAATGACAAATGGTGAAAATACAGCCTTTGTTCCCATAAGAGAATTCTTAATGAGTAGAGGTTTCCCGGGCTATATGGGATATAATTCAGACAGTGAAGTTTTCTGCCACATACTTCACTACACTAATAAGAGGCTCGGTTTCCCGCTTACATATTATAAAGACGTTATCACCCCCCTCAAATGGCAGGAAATTGAACAAAGACCTGATAGAGAAGCACTATCACTAATAAAGCAATCACTTAGACCTTTATGTATCGATGGACCTAACATGGTTATAGGATTTATCCCTGATGGAACATGCTTTATGGTGCAGGATGCAAAGAAGCTGAGACCCGGTGTTGTCGGAGGAGTAAAGGGCAAATATGCCCTAATGTCAGAACTCTGTGGTCTTGATAAAGTTATTCCTGAAAGAGACAAATCAAAGGATATATTTCCAATGAAGTATGACATGGTGATTGTATCACCTGATGCAAAGGAGGTAAAGGTATGGAACCAGCTACAGGCTTAAAGCTTGACTATAACCATAAATTAACTATAAAAGAGTTTCCTTACATTGTTAGATGGAGAGAAGACCGTTGCAAACGTTGCGGTCAATGCACAGCAGTATGTCCAAATGGTGCAATAAAGCCTGCTGTTAAATACACAAGGGTTATTGAATCAGGGGGAGACACACCTAAGCCAAGACCTGTAAGAAGAATCATTCATGTGATTGAACAGGTTAACAACATGGAAAACTATTGCACAGGCTGTGCCATGTGTGCCCTTGTATGTCCCAATAATGCCATTGAACCTGAATACAATCCTCAAAATAAATTTCTCTTTTACAAAAACCGTGGCGGTGAAGGATACAAAAGGGGTGGAAGAAGAAATGACCCTGGAGTTTCCACTCTTGACAGAATTAAATTTACAAGAATATCCATGCTGACTGACCCTGCCTTAGATGCAGGAAGGCATGAATTTAGAGTCCGCTCATACATTGGAAGAATCTTACCACCAGAAGAGTTACCTCTCAAAGTTAAAGATGGTAAACTTGTTGTTGATAAATCTTCAGGTAAGTTCATTCCACCTGTTAGAGAAATATTCCCCATAATGATTGGTAGCATGTCCATTGGAGCTCTCTCACCTCACATGTGGGAAGGGCTTGCCATGGGTGTAGCTTATCTGAATGAAGTTGAAGGAATTCCAGTAGTTATGTGCTCTGGTGAAGGAGGATTCCCTCCAAGACTTCTTAAATCAAGATATGTGAAATATTTTGTCCTTCAGATTGCTTCAGGTTATTTTGGATGGGATAGCATAATTCATACATTGCCTTACATGACAGAAGACCCAGCAGCAATAGAGATAAAGTACGGTCAAGGTGCAAAACCAGGTGATGGTGGACTTCTTATGGCACCGAAAGTAATTAAGCTTATTGCCGAAATAAGAGGTGTTCCCAAATATGTTGACCTTCCCTCTCCTCCAACACATCAGACAAAGTATTCTATTGAAGAGGCAGTTATGAAGATGATTCAGTCCATGTCTATGGCTTTTGGATTCAGAATCCCAGTATATCCAAAAATTTCAGGAACAAAAACAGCAAAAGCTGTATTAAACAACTTAGCCCGTAATCCTTATGCTGCTGCATTATGCATAGATGGAGAAGACGGTGGAACTGGTGCAGCATACAATGTCTCCCTTGATAAAATGGGACATCCTATCGCATCAAACATTAGAGAATGCTACCTTGACCTTGTAAAGCAGGGTAAACAGAATGAACTTCCTTTGATTGCTGCAGGAGGCATTGGTAAAAAAGGTAATCTTGCAGCAAATGCTGCAGCACTTATAATGCTTGGTGCATCAGCTGTTGCAATAGGAAAATACATAATGCAGGCAACAGCTGATTGTCTTGGAGATGAGTATAATAGATGCAATCTATGCAACACTGGTAAATGTCCGAGAGGGATAACAACTCAAGACCCTAAGCTTTACAGACGTCTTGACCCAGATAAAGTAGCAGAAAGAGTGGTGGAGATATTCAAAGCTGCGGATGTAGAGCTTCGTAAAATTTTTGCACCTATGGGAAGAAGCACAGAGCTTCCAATTGGAATGTCTGATGGTTTAAGTATAGATGATAAAGCAATGGCAGAAAGGTTGGAGATAAGCTATGCCTGCTAAGAAAAAAGAACAAAAAGAAATGCCAAAAGTTGGCTTACACGAATCAGTGATTTCCTATCAAGATGCTGTGAGATGGATTGATGACAGAACTGTCACCATATACGGCAATATTAACGGAAAAAGAGTTCCCTCACGAATTCTTGAGGAGTTTATTCAGGAATCAGTAAGGGATGGGGCAAGAAATCTTCATATATATGCAGACGGACAGCACGGAATTGGCGGAAGAATATATCCTCAGGGTGAGCCAATAAAGATTACAATTGAAGGTCCTGTTGGGCAGAGATGCGGCTCAATGGGGATGTTTGGAACAGAGATAGTTGTAAAGGGTGGTGTCTCCGATGACGTGGGATGGCTTAACTGTGGAGCTAAGATAACAGTGCTTGGTGATGCTACAAACGGAGCATGGAATGCTGCTGCACAGGGAATTCTATATGTTCAGGGAAGTGGTGGTGCCCGCTGTGACACAATGACAAAACACAATCCCCGTTTTGACCCACCGCAGTCATGGTATCTAAGAGATGTGGGAGACTCTTTCGCTGAGTTTAAGGCAGGAGGAATAGCTGTAGTGTGCGGCGTAAATCCCCGTAATTCAAGAAGTGTTCTCGGATACAGACCCTGTGTTGGAATGGTTGGTGGTGTTATTTATTTCCGCGGGAGAATAGACGGGTATTCTGAAAGAGATGTGAAACTTCTTGAGATAACTGAGCAGGACTGGCAGTGGCTCTGTGAACATTTAAAGCCCTATCTTACAGCAATTGAGAGAGTAGAACTCTATGATGAACTTACAAAAAGCCCGAATGAATGGCACAAGCTTATTCCCTATACTCCTCAGGAAAGAAGACAGAGACGGTGGTTTAAAGTCTCAATGGAAGAATTCAGAAAAAACTACTGGGAAAAGGAAGTAGGCAAAGGAGGAATTTTTGCCGAATACATTGACCATGAACCAACGATAATCCCATACATTGTAACAGGCGAATATCGTAGATATAAACCAGTTTGGGCAAATGAAAAGTATGCACCACCCTGTGCATACAGTTGTCCAACCCATATACCAACTCATAAAAGAACCGCACTTATAAGGCTTGGAAAAGTAAAAGAAGCCATTGAGATGGTTCTTGAATATAGCCCCTTACCTGCAACTGTCTGCGGAATGATATGTCCTAATCTATGCATGCAGGCATGCACTCGTGGCATAATTGACATGCCAATATCGGTCAAAGAGTTCGGTAAAGCTTCACTGGAGCTTCCAGCACCTAAGAAGCCAAAACCTACAGGTCATAAAGTAGCAGTAATTGGTGCAGGACCTGCTGGAATGTCTGTGGCATGGCAACTAAGCCTTAAGGGACATGAGGTTACCATATATGAGGCAACAGATAAAATTGGAGGTAAAATAGAACTTTGCATACCAGAGCATAGACTTAATAAAGAAATTCTTCATAAAGAAATAGAGAGATTCAAAGAAGTTGTTCCTGATATAAGGCTTAACACAAAAGTGACAAAAGAGCTTTTTGAAGAAATTTTAAAGGAATATGAGTTTGTAGTAATTGCCGTTGGAGCTCACAAACCAAGAAAAATACCTTTCCCCGGCTCAGAGCACACAGTTTCTGCCTATGAGTTCATGAGAGATATAAACAGAGGAAAGACCTATGACCTGAAGGGGAAAAAAGTAGTTATAATTGGTGCTGGAAATGTGGGAATGGACACAGGAGTTGAAGCATTTCTTTGTGGTGCATCATCAGTGGTAGCTGTTGATATACAAAAACCAGCTGCCTTTGGTGCTGAGTTTCAATATGCAAAGCAAAGGGGAGTAGAGATTATATGGCCTAAGGTGACAGAAAAATATGTTCCCGAGGAAAAGAAAATCTATTTTACTGATGGAACAAGCTTAGATGCAGATTTCGTTATAGTTGCAATAGGTGATATGCCTGACTTAGACTTTGTTCCTCATCAGATTCATACTGAGAGAGGCTGGGTTGTGATAAATGAGTTTTTCCAGACATCAAATCCAAAAGTATTTGCCATAGGAGATGTAACAGGACTTGGACTTGTAACCCATGCAATAGGACATGGAAGGCTTCTTGCAGAATATCTCCATGGAGAACTCATGCATGCACCAATAACAAGAGATTTAAGACCAAGAATACCCTATGAAAAAGTTAAAATTGACTATTATGAAAGATGTCGTGCTGTAACAAGCCTTGAACAAGAAGCAGAAAGATGTCTATCCTGTGGTTCCTGTAGAGACTGCCACATGTGTGAGATGACATGCTATTGGGGTGCTATAAGCAGAGTAGAAAAGCCCGATGGCAGATATGAATACGTAGTAGATGAAAATAAATGCATTGCCTGCGGCTTCTGCGTAGGAATCTGCCCCTGCGGCGTCTGGGAGATGGTAGAGAATATTTAAAAATACTATCTGTTTTCTAATTCCTCATAGATACTGCTGAACTGCTCAAGGGCGGATTGAAGATTTTCTGTTATCTCCCTTGCGAGTATATCTGGCGAAGGAAGGTTTTCTGAGTCTTCAAGGCTTTCATCTTTAAGCCAAAAAATGTCAAGACTCACCTTATCCCTTTGAATTAATTCCTCATAGGTAAATGCCCTAAATCTTTCTGTCTCCTCTCTGTTTCTTCTATTTTCAGGATTATAGCACCTTATGAAATCCTCAAGATGTTCATATCTCAATGGATTTGTCTTTAGTGTAAAATGCATATTTGTTCTCAGGTCATAAATCCAGAGTTTCTCTGTCCAGGGCTTTTCACTGGCAGGTTTTCTGTCAAAGAAAAGAACATTTGCTTTTACTCCTTGCGCATAAAATATTCCTGTTGGAAGCCTCAAAAGTGTATGAACATCGCATTCAGCAAGCAACTTTCTTCTAATAGTCTCTCCAGCACCTCCCTCAAAAAGCACATTGTCAGGCACAACCATGGCAACTTTTCCATTAATCTTTGTGATAGTTTTTACATGCTGAAGAAAATTCAATTGTTTATTTGATGTAGTTGCCCAAAAATCCCGCCTTTCATAAGTGAGGGATTCTCTATCAGCCTTCCCCTCTCCATTTACAATAGTAATACTGCTTTTCTTTCCAAAGGGTGGATTTGTAAGAATAATATCATAACGCTCTCCTGTATCAGAAATCAGGGAATCTCCTGTAGCAATAGGGCTTTCCTCTCCACCTATGCCATGGAGATAAAGATTCATCACACAGAGTCTAACAACACTATCAACTATATCCCTACCTGAAAAAGTGTTATATTTCAGAAATCTCTTTTGTTCCTTGTCCAGCCTATAATTCTTTGAGATGTACTCATGGGCAGCAAGCAAGAAACCGCCTGTCCCGCAGGCAGGGTCATGAATGGTCTGTCCTGGCTCAGGACTTATACATTCTACAATTGCCTTAATAAGTGGTCTCGGAGTGAAGTATTGTCCAGCACCACCCTTGACGTCTTCTGCATTCTTCTGAAGTAATCCCTCATATATCTCACCCTTTATATCAATATCAAGTCCAGTCCAAGTCTCATTATTAATAAGCTCTATGAGACGTTTTAGTTTCGCAGGGTCTTGAATCTTATTCTGAGCCTTTCTGAATATTACTCCAAGCATGCCCTTTTCTTTTCCCAAACTCTCAAGGATATGACGGTAGTGAACCTCAAGACTGTCTCCATCCCTCTCAATAAGGCTCTGCCAATCAAGCTCTTTTGGAATAATT
The Thermodesulfovibrio yellowstonii DSM 11347 DNA segment above includes these coding regions:
- a CDS encoding glutamate synthase-related protein, with amino-acid sequence MEPATGLKLDYNHKLTIKEFPYIVRWREDRCKRCGQCTAVCPNGAIKPAVKYTRVIESGGDTPKPRPVRRIIHVIEQVNNMENYCTGCAMCALVCPNNAIEPEYNPQNKFLFYKNRGGEGYKRGGRRNDPGVSTLDRIKFTRISMLTDPALDAGRHEFRVRSYIGRILPPEELPLKVKDGKLVVDKSSGKFIPPVREIFPIMIGSMSIGALSPHMWEGLAMGVAYLNEVEGIPVVMCSGEGGFPPRLLKSRYVKYFVLQIASGYFGWDSIIHTLPYMTEDPAAIEIKYGQGAKPGDGGLLMAPKVIKLIAEIRGVPKYVDLPSPPTHQTKYSIEEAVMKMIQSMSMAFGFRIPVYPKISGTKTAKAVLNNLARNPYAAALCIDGEDGGTGAAYNVSLDKMGHPIASNIRECYLDLVKQGKQNELPLIAAGGIGKKGNLAANAAALIMLGASAVAIGKYIMQATADCLGDEYNRCNLCNTGKCPRGITTQDPKLYRRLDPDKVAERVVEIFKAADVELRKIFAPMGRSTELPIGMSDGLSIDDKAMAERLEISYAC
- a CDS encoding FAD-dependent oxidoreductase produces the protein MPAKKKEQKEMPKVGLHESVISYQDAVRWIDDRTVTIYGNINGKRVPSRILEEFIQESVRDGARNLHIYADGQHGIGGRIYPQGEPIKITIEGPVGQRCGSMGMFGTEIVVKGGVSDDVGWLNCGAKITVLGDATNGAWNAAAQGILYVQGSGGARCDTMTKHNPRFDPPQSWYLRDVGDSFAEFKAGGIAVVCGVNPRNSRSVLGYRPCVGMVGGVIYFRGRIDGYSERDVKLLEITEQDWQWLCEHLKPYLTAIERVELYDELTKSPNEWHKLIPYTPQERRQRRWFKVSMEEFRKNYWEKEVGKGGIFAEYIDHEPTIIPYIVTGEYRRYKPVWANEKYAPPCAYSCPTHIPTHKRTALIRLGKVKEAIEMVLEYSPLPATVCGMICPNLCMQACTRGIIDMPISVKEFGKASLELPAPKKPKPTGHKVAVIGAGPAGMSVAWQLSLKGHEVTIYEATDKIGGKIELCIPEHRLNKEILHKEIERFKEVVPDIRLNTKVTKELFEEILKEYEFVVIAVGAHKPRKIPFPGSEHTVSAYEFMRDINRGKTYDLKGKKVVIIGAGNVGMDTGVEAFLCGASSVVAVDIQKPAAFGAEFQYAKQRGVEIIWPKVTEKYVPEEKKIYFTDGTSLDADFVIVAIGDMPDLDFVPHQIHTERGWVVINEFFQTSNPKVFAIGDVTGLGLVTHAIGHGRLLAEYLHGELMHAPITRDLRPRIPYEKVKIDYYERCRAVTSLEQEAERCLSCGSCRDCHMCEMTCYWGAISRVEKPDGRYEYVVDENKCIACGFCVGICPCGVWEMVENI
- a CDS encoding type I restriction-modification system subunit M, with product MPNESSTIVQRLWNYCNVLRDDGVSYGDYVEQLTYLLFLKMADEQTKPPFNKPSIIPKELDWQSLIERDGDSLEVHYRHILESLGKEKGMLGVIFRKAQNKIQDPAKLKRLIELINNETWTGLDIDIKGEIYEGLLQKNAEDVKGGAGQYFTPRPLIKAIVECISPEPGQTIHDPACGTGGFLLAAHEYISKNYRLDKEQKRFLKYNTFSGRDIVDSVVRLCVMNLYLHGIGGEESPIATGDSLISDTGERYDIILTNPPFGKKSSITIVNGEGKADRESLTYERRDFWATTSNKQLNFLQHVKTITKINGKVAMVVPDNVLFEGGAGETIRRKLLAECDVHTLLRLPTGIFYAQGVKANVLFFDRKPASEKPWTEKLWIYDLRTNMHFTLKTNPLRYEHLEDFIRCYNPENRRNREETERFRAFTYEELIQRDKVSLDIFWLKDESLEDSENLPSPDILAREITENLQSALEQFSSIYEELENR